A region of Ochotona princeps isolate mOchPri1 chromosome 2, mOchPri1.hap1, whole genome shotgun sequence DNA encodes the following proteins:
- the LOC101526306 gene encoding LOW QUALITY PROTEIN: WD repeat domain phosphoinositide-interacting protein 3-like (The sequence of the model RefSeq protein was modified relative to this genomic sequence to represent the inferred CDS: inserted 1 base in 1 codon), translated as MIIELGIANTFRCIEEINDGYRIMFAFYYLVVLDSMIKVFTFTHNPHQLHVFETCYNPKGLCVLCPNSNNSLLPFPGAHTGHVQLVNMASTEKPPVDIPVQESSLSCIALNLQRTRIATNSEKGTLIRVFDTSSRQLVQELQRESQAANIYCINFNQDALLICVSSNHGTVHVFAAKDPKRNKQSSLASASFLPKYFSSKWSFSKLQVPSGSPCICAFGTESSAVIEICVNGXYYKFLFNPKGECVSDLYAQFLELTNHKLWLTTREWSVPASPWAPEASANALWSSEQSRENSGSLPWEGGPTNGPWARSRLPPGCPCLSGG; from the exons ATGATAATAGAACTAGGTATTGCCAACACTTTCAGATGCATAGAAGAGATTAACGACGGCTACAGAATCATGTTTGCCTTTTATTATCTCGTGGTTCTGGACTCGATGATTAAGGTGTTCACATTCACGCACAATCCACATCAGCTGCATGTCTTTGAGACCTGCTACAACCCTAAAGGTCTCTGTGTCCTGTGTCCCAATAGCAACAACTCGCTCCTGCCCTTCCCGGGGGCACACACGGGTCACGTTCAGCTTGTGAACATGGCCAGCACCGAGAAGCCGCCAGTGGACATTCCCGTGCAAGAGAGCAGCCTCAGCTGCATCGCTCTCAATCTGCAGAGAACAAGGATCGCCACCAACTCGGAGAAGGGGACCCTTATCAGAGTATTTGACACTTCATCAAGACAGCTGGTCCAGGAGCTCCAGAGAGAGTCCCAGGCAGCCAACATTTACTGCATTAACTTTAATCAGGATGCCTTGCTCATCTGTGTATCCAGCAACCACGGCACTGTACATGTGTTCGCAGCCAAAGATCCAAAGAGGAATAAACAGTCGAGTTTGGCATCCGCCAGTTTCCTTCCAAAGTACTTCAGTTCCAAGTGGAGTTTCTCCAAGTTGCAGGTCCCCTCAGGCTCTCCGTGCATTTGTGCCTTTGGAACTGAGTCCAGCGCGGTCATTGAAATCTGTGTAAACG GCTACTACAAGTTCCTGTTCAACCCCAAAGGGGAGTGCGTCAGTGACTTGTATGCGCAGTTTCTCGAGCTGACCAACCACAAACTGTGGCTCACCACCAGGGAGTGGTCTGTGCCTGCCTCCCCGTGGGCTCCTGAGGCTAGTGCCAATGCCCTGTGGAGCTCAGAACAGTCAAGAGAGAACTCAGGCAGCTTGCCCTGGGAAGGAGGCCCGACAAATGGCCCCTGGGCAAGATCTCGGCTGCCCCCAGGTTGTCCCTGTCTTTCTGGGGGCTAG